One window of the Cryptomeria japonica chromosome 7, Sugi_1.0, whole genome shotgun sequence genome contains the following:
- the LOC131047174 gene encoding disease resistance protein Roq1-like has product MASSSSHLQENEEHHALLMASSSSPPQKYAFSGASSSSFYGIEPPHERRKVSESSRLYDVFINHRGPDVKDTLALELYKSLENLEIRAFLDSKEKVLGDSFPSTIETAIHSAAVHIAIFSKGYAESPWCLTELVLMLQSKAKIIPVFYGVAPSALRHIEKGVYAKAFIEYENKKSYIEELEEWKKALQSISFIGGEEFTCNCEKIVSAVQKEVQRMRCLHVAKYPVGLPKLVQHFEKQCIDKRVQDFESQCGIYKQGEGKCKMVGIFGMGGVGKTTLAKELFNRKRSDYSRSCFLFDVREASEQLDALVISDELNKFGNSLVIVTTRDVKVLINAEITVGYNLKGMDRDDAKELFCWHAFSRSYPSGGYEELVDLFLDVCGGLPLSIQVLGRHVHGEDQNFWELELKKVKKMLPQDIQKRLRISIDTLDNEEKQIFMDVACFFIGESKKDAIRVWEGSGWSAQHTLRRLKDKCLVAEMEDHNFIGHFGHPLEYSREEKFFFENA; this is encoded by the exons ATGGCATCTTCTTCCTCTCATCTCCAAGAAAATGAGGAACACCATGCTTTGCTTATGGCATCTTCGTCCTCACCTCCCCAGAAATATGCTTTCTCTGGGGCATCATCTTCATCTTTCTATGGAATCGAACCTCCCCATGAAAGGAGGAAGGTTTCCGAATCTTCAAGATTATATGATGTCTTCATCAATCACAGAGGCCCTGATGTCAAAGATACTCTGGCTCTGGAGCTCTACAAATCCCTTGAGAATTTAGAAATACGTGCGTTTCTTGATTCGAAAGAGAAAGTACTTGGAGATTCGTTTCCATCCACCATTGAGACAGCCATCCATTCTGCTGCAGTTCATATAGCTATCTTTTCCAAAGGCTATGCAGAGTCTCCGTGGTGTTTGACAGAGCTAGTTCTTATGTTGCAGAGTAAAGCTAAGATTATTCCTGTTTTCTATGGTGTTGCGCCTTCGGCACTACGCCACATAGAAAAGGGAGTGTATGCCAAAGCTTTCATTGAATATGAAAATAAGAAGAGTTACATAGAAGAACTGGAGGAATGGAAGAAAGCTCTCCAATCTATTTCATTTATTGGTGGCGAAGAGTTCACCTG TAACTGCGAGAAAATAGTGTCAGCAGTGCAAAAGGAAGTACAAAGGATGAGATGTTTACATGTTGCCAAATATCCAGTCGGACTTCCTAAGCTTGTACAACATTTTGAAAAGCAGTGTATTGACAAGCGTGTACAAGATTTTGAAAGTCAGTGCGGGATATACAAACAAGGAGAAGGGAAGTGCAAGATGGTTGGCATTTTTGGCATGGGTGGGGTGGGAAAAACAACTCTCGCCAAGGAATTGTTCAACCGAAAGCGCTCAGATTACAGTCGCTCCTGTTTTCTATTTGATGTTCGGGAAGCATCT GAACAATTAGATGCCCTCGTGATCAGTGATGAGCTGAATAAATTTGGCAATAGTTTGGTAATTGTTACAACTCGTGATGTAAAAGTGCTCATAAACGCTGAAATAACGGTTGGTTATAATTTGAAAGGAATGGATAGAGATGACGCGAAAGAGCTGTTTTGTTGGCATGCTTTTAGCCGATCTTATCCATCTGGTGGATACGAAGAGCTGGTCGACCTCTTCTTAGACGTCTGTGGCGGCTTACCGTTGTCAATTCAAGTTCTGGGCAGGCATGTTCATGGTGAAGATCAGAATTTTTGGGAGTTAGAactgaagaaagtgaagaagatgcTGCCTCAAGACATACAGAAGAGATTAAGAATAAGCATAGACACGTTGGACAATGAGGAAAAACAAATTTTCATGGATGTTGCATGCTTTTTCATAGGAGAATCCAAGAAAGACGCCATCAGAGTGTGGGAGGGATCGGGATGGAGCGCTCAACATACACTGCGAAGACTCAAAGATAAATGCCTAGTTGCAGAAATGGAAGATCATAATTTCATCGGGCATTTTGGGCATCCGTTGGAATACTCCAGAGAAGAAAAGTTTTTTTTTGAGAATGCATGA